A genomic segment from Thermoplasmatales archaeon encodes:
- a CDS encoding SDR family NAD(P)-dependent oxidoreductase has product MPDNRYSVDNGEMQDLISYSRELGRNPDLVLHGGGNTSIKHKELDHTGKLIDALRVKGSGSNLADISEKGFTGLRLDDMLSASRIQSMSDLEMISYMKKSMIDPSEPSPSVESFLHAFLPFKFVMHSHADAILSITNTTLKAKEIEAIFPDTIVVGYIPPGFSLAKALHAKVDKLSENINGIILSKHGLFTFSDDPKRCYEKHLSVVSQAEKFLKSKGADDILQKKFEAVEAASVYGMMPQIRGALSRLNHKVLRIDSEGVGKKIALSSEAEEMKNVGVATPDMLIRTKYTYLYSEKPENILGDIESFRKNYEDEYKKYVKGYKMHDPYPAAIIVRGFGIITAGSNDKEAGIIMDQIVHSVKVDAMASHVAKNEFLEKEDAYNMEYWSLEEAKIKKPKKLEGKISIVTGAASGIGLVACEKLSEQGSIVIACDLDSSVDQVSEEINKKKGGLVVPRRIDVSDEHQIIETFEYIKKRFGGVDVLFNNAGVLKSEPIEEITSDTLDLHYRVNARGTFLMTRETFKIMKSQGNGGNIVFNVSKNLTNPGPGMLSYGTTKAFAAYISHYVSKEGGKYGIRANIINPDKVFRGSKIWEGGVLEARAKAKGQTVEQYKTQNLLGREVLPDHVANVLLALLDEDTFGVTTDAMIPVDGGVI; this is encoded by the coding sequence ATGCCTGATAACAGATACAGTGTCGACAATGGTGAAATGCAGGACCTGATTTCCTATTCAAGAGAACTTGGCAGAAACCCGGATCTTGTCCTGCATGGTGGTGGAAATACTTCCATAAAGCACAAAGAGCTTGATCATACGGGTAAATTAATAGACGCTCTGAGAGTTAAGGGAAGCGGATCTAATCTAGCGGATATAAGCGAGAAGGGATTCACCGGGTTACGACTTGATGATATGCTTTCAGCATCGCGTATCCAATCTATGTCCGATCTGGAAATGATATCGTACATGAAAAAGAGCATGATCGATCCCTCGGAACCTTCTCCGAGCGTTGAATCGTTTCTTCATGCCTTTCTGCCTTTCAAGTTTGTCATGCATTCTCATGCCGACGCCATTCTTTCGATAACAAACACAACCCTGAAAGCCAAAGAAATTGAGGCCATATTCCCAGATACTATAGTCGTCGGATATATTCCACCAGGATTTTCACTTGCAAAAGCGCTCCATGCTAAAGTTGACAAGCTATCTGAGAACATTAACGGCATTATTCTATCAAAACATGGACTGTTTACGTTCTCCGATGATCCAAAACGATGTTATGAAAAGCATCTTTCGGTTGTTTCCCAGGCTGAAAAATTTCTAAAGTCAAAAGGAGCAGACGATATTCTCCAGAAAAAATTTGAAGCCGTTGAGGCAGCGTCCGTGTATGGTATGATGCCACAGATCAGGGGCGCGCTCTCCAGATTGAACCACAAGGTACTAAGGATAGACAGCGAGGGTGTCGGAAAGAAGATTGCACTGTCTTCCGAAGCAGAGGAAATGAAAAATGTAGGTGTTGCAACGCCTGATATGCTTATACGCACAAAGTACACCTATCTTTATTCAGAAAAGCCAGAGAATATACTTGGAGACATAGAAAGTTTCAGAAAAAACTACGAGGATGAGTATAAGAAATATGTCAAAGGCTATAAAATGCATGATCCATATCCCGCAGCTATAATCGTCAGAGGTTTCGGAATAATAACCGCAGGATCAAACGACAAGGAGGCTGGCATTATTATGGATCAGATAGTTCATAGCGTTAAGGTTGACGCCATGGCGAGTCATGTAGCGAAGAATGAGTTTCTGGAAAAAGAAGATGCATACAATATGGAGTACTGGTCCCTGGAAGAGGCGAAGATCAAGAAACCAAAGAAGCTTGAAGGAAAGATTTCTATCGTGACAGGGGCAGCCAGCGGGATAGGGCTTGTTGCATGTGAGAAACTTTCAGAACAGGGAAGCATCGTTATCGCCTGCGACTTAGACAGCAGCGTGGATCAGGTTAGCGAGGAGATAAACAAAAAGAAAGGGGGCCTCGTTGTTCCAAGAAGAATCGATGTATCAGACGAGCATCAAATCATTGAAACATTTGAATATATCAAGAAAAGATTTGGCGGTGTAGATGTATTGTTCAACAATGCTGGAGTACTCAAGAGCGAGCCGATCGAGGAAATAACTTCAGATACACTTGATCTCCATTACAGGGTGAATGCGAGGGGAACATTTCTCATGACTCGAGAGACGTTCAAGATCATGAAATCACAAGGTAACGGCGGGAATATCGTCTTCAATGTGTCCAAAAACCTGACAAATCCGGGCCCAGGAATGCTTTCATATGGTACAACAAAAGCATTTGCTGCCTATATATCCCATTACGTTTCCAAGGAGGGTGGAAAGTATGGTATCAGAGCGAACATTATCAATCCAGACAAGGTCTTTCGTGGATCAAAGATCTGGGAGGGTGGTGTTCTTGAAGCCAGAGCAAAAGCAAAAGGACAGACTGTGGAACAATATAAAACGCAGAATCTCTTGGGGAGAGAGGTACTGCCAGATCATGTCGCAAATGTTCTTCTCGCGCTTCTCGACGAAGATACATTCGGAGTCACAACTGATGCCATGATACCGGTTGATGGCGGAGTAATATAG